One Candidatus Poribacteria bacterium genomic window carries:
- a CDS encoding phytanoyl-CoA dioxygenase family protein: MRLTESHVSFFHDNGYLLLEDALDENDLGPVIAEYERIIAERAEKLHAEEKVTDTHADKPFTERLLHLSNEAPEVTANLDIMQARGEATFNFLKNPKILDIAESLVGSEIICNPIQHIRAVLPKEKSQRAPTPWHQDAGVCWPDTDPYFMLTVWIPIVDATLENGCLQVMPGSHKMGLYRHDWNEAGLTVLPEYQPTNLTPKALPIRAGGVILFHNYTLHSAKPNESESVRWSFDLRYHDVYQPTGRPFYPAFLMRSRLRPEAGNTQYETWCQRWEFALENSKGAQAYRWPR, encoded by the coding sequence ATGCGTTTAACCGAATCACATGTTTCGTTTTTCCACGATAACGGGTACCTACTGCTCGAAGATGCGCTTGATGAAAACGATCTGGGACCCGTAATCGCTGAATACGAGAGAATTATAGCAGAGCGCGCCGAGAAATTGCATGCAGAGGAGAAAGTTACCGACACACACGCCGATAAACCCTTCACTGAACGACTGCTTCATCTTTCAAACGAAGCACCGGAGGTTACGGCGAATTTGGATATTATGCAGGCACGCGGCGAAGCGACGTTCAATTTCCTCAAGAATCCCAAGATCCTTGACATTGCGGAGTCTCTGGTCGGTTCTGAGATTATCTGTAATCCGATTCAACATATCCGTGCAGTCTTGCCGAAAGAGAAATCACAGCGCGCACCGACTCCTTGGCATCAGGACGCAGGTGTGTGTTGGCCCGATACGGATCCCTACTTTATGCTCACCGTCTGGATTCCAATTGTAGATGCGACGTTGGAAAACGGATGTCTACAGGTGATGCCGGGGAGTCATAAGATGGGACTCTACAGACACGATTGGAACGAGGCAGGATTGACAGTTCTACCGGAATATCAACCCACTAACCTCACCCCAAAAGCGTTGCCGATTCGGGCGGGAGGCGTCATTCTGTTCCATAATTACACGCTCCACAGCGCGAAACCGAATGAATCGGAGAGTGTCCGGTGGAGTTTCGATCTACGGTATCACGATGTTTATCAACCGACGGGTCGTCCGTTCTATCCCGCGTTTCTGATGCGGAGTCGCCTACGTCCGGAAGCCGGTAACACGCAATATGAAACGTGGTGTCAACGATGGGAATTTGCGTTAGAGAATTCTAAGGGTGCGCAAGCCTATCGGTGGCCCCGGTAG
- a CDS encoding phytanoyl-CoA dioxygenase family protein, with protein MNQEPKVKIEDIEMSMDALDVQKAADIFEEHGCLVVRGLMAPYIEAIHQDIEAAAAESISLLDKAERIVEGWRTPNGTLFLPAPEGYERDKQIMVLSVGYQTSAAFFQSAFDENTVNIVEAILGPNVEIFGNGQCLYKEPVGGHPKHLHQDSAYFEHRYQGPVGILSYVVDTDLVNGALHVVPGSHQLGQLKHIDTFSHLGLAEDEWPWESALPVEGKAGDSIFFNVKTIHGSKQNMSDKPRPIFINRYRRTDDFVIIGGTTTTNRAEAEKRAAAAEEAKKSNSDRGLMLRGFRPFNSQD; from the coding sequence GTGAATCAAGAACCTAAGGTGAAAATTGAAGATATTGAGATGTCCATGGATGCATTGGATGTCCAAAAAGCTGCGGACATCTTTGAGGAACACGGATGCCTGGTCGTCCGCGGACTGATGGCACCCTATATTGAAGCGATTCATCAGGATATTGAGGCAGCCGCGGCGGAATCCATATCGTTACTCGACAAGGCGGAACGGATTGTTGAAGGGTGGCGTACACCGAATGGCACGCTATTCCTACCAGCACCAGAAGGCTATGAACGTGACAAACAGATCATGGTGTTGTCGGTAGGTTATCAGACGAGCGCGGCGTTTTTCCAGTCCGCTTTTGATGAAAATACAGTCAATATTGTGGAGGCGATCTTGGGGCCGAATGTTGAGATATTCGGTAACGGTCAGTGCCTCTATAAGGAACCCGTCGGCGGACACCCGAAACACCTACATCAGGATTCTGCATACTTTGAACACCGCTATCAGGGACCCGTCGGCATCCTAAGCTACGTTGTGGACACGGACTTGGTAAATGGGGCGTTACACGTCGTGCCGGGTTCACATCAACTTGGACAACTCAAGCATATTGATACGTTCTCGCATCTCGGTCTGGCAGAGGATGAATGGCCCTGGGAGAGCGCGCTCCCGGTCGAAGGCAAAGCCGGTGATTCAATCTTCTTTAATGTCAAGACCATACACGGTTCCAAACAGAATATGTCCGACAAACCGCGTCCGATTTTCATCAACCGCTACCGTCGAACAGATGACTTTGTAATTATCGGCGGGACAACAACAACAAATCGGGCAGAAGCGGAGAAGCGAGCAGCCGCCGCTGAGGAAGCGAAGAAATCTAATAGTGATCGGGGCTTGATGTTACGCGGGTTCCGTCCGTTTAATTCGCAGGATTAA
- a CDS encoding phytanoyl-CoA dioxygenase family protein, with the protein MPHDLTDAEKFFFENNGYLVLENFLAPSHIETLRSALAEVIEKRREGEEKGLPQTGMTHIHGEKSTRIFYILGDHPAFLELLDWQPILTYVTGLLNKMPHHHASDAIVEDGSELIERSMGWHIDGHDEGYRNLRPIPFLQLKIGYYLTDMTEGGQGNLWLIPGSHTAMYDPNHEDLRYPYEYPGALEVCAPPGSAILFHNAVWHSAGIFTKPKGRREMLYYAYEHPWMIASQEHWGYPKDFYNKELSLEQRKFFHGFVFDPPEQRWG; encoded by the coding sequence ATGCCACACGACTTGACTGATGCCGAAAAGTTTTTCTTTGAAAATAACGGTTATCTCGTTTTGGAAAATTTTCTCGCGCCTTCACATATTGAAACACTCAGGAGTGCTCTCGCTGAAGTCATTGAGAAGCGGCGGGAAGGTGAAGAGAAAGGGTTACCCCAGACTGGGATGACACATATTCACGGCGAAAAAAGCACCCGCATTTTCTATATCCTCGGCGACCATCCAGCGTTCTTGGAACTCTTGGATTGGCAGCCGATTTTGACGTACGTCACAGGATTGCTCAATAAGATGCCACACCACCACGCCTCGGATGCCATCGTTGAAGACGGTTCGGAACTTATCGAACGCTCGATGGGTTGGCACATCGATGGACACGATGAAGGTTATCGTAACCTACGTCCAATTCCGTTTTTGCAACTGAAAATTGGGTATTACCTGACAGACATGACAGAAGGTGGACAGGGGAATCTGTGGCTCATACCGGGCAGCCACACAGCGATGTATGATCCGAACCATGAAGACCTCCGGTATCCTTACGAATATCCCGGTGCCCTTGAGGTCTGTGCCCCACCGGGAAGTGCGATCCTATTCCACAACGCTGTCTGGCATTCCGCGGGCATCTTCACGAAGCCGAAGGGTCGGCGTGAGATGCTCTATTACGCTTATGAACATCCGTGGATGATCGCTTCGCAAGAACATTGGGGGTATCCTAAAGATTTCTATAATAAAGAACTCTCACTTGAACAGCGGAAGTTTTTCCACGGGTTCGTCTTTGACCCACCAGAGCAACGATGGGGATAG
- a CDS encoding DUF420 domain-containing protein gives MLEISHLPTVNATLNTISGILLTIGYVFIRQRKITAHKNCMLAAFGVSVLFLVSYVIYHYHAGSKPFTQQGWIRPVYFTILISHILLAFIIVPLALRTLYLAWRERFDAHRRIAKITFPIWLYVSVTGVIIYLMLYQL, from the coding sequence GTGCTTGAGATTTCACATCTGCCGACGGTCAATGCAACACTAAACACAATCAGCGGTATCTTGCTGACAATTGGGTATGTGTTCATTCGGCAGCGGAAAATTACGGCACATAAAAACTGTATGCTCGCGGCATTCGGTGTGTCTGTGCTTTTTCTCGTCTCTTATGTTATTTACCACTATCACGCTGGATCAAAGCCGTTCACACAGCAGGGTTGGATCCGTCCAGTCTACTTTACCATCCTGATTTCACATATCCTTTTAGCGTTTATTATAGTACCGTTGGCGTTACGTACACTCTATTTGGCGTGGCGTGAGCGGTTTGATGCACACCGTCGTATCGCGAAAATTACCTTCCCGATTTGGCTGTATGTCTCGGTAACAGGCGTGATTATCTATCTGATGTTGTATCAGTTGTAG